TGTGATCGATTTTTTAGAGCTAGctaataaaaattgtaCAAATGTATTTAGTTATAACATAAgtaatattttgttatataaaatacaaaaagGTAGACCCAAGTACAacgataataataatgataataatgatgataataatgatgataattattatgataataataataataataattatgataataattatcatcatcatatttatcatcataataattatcatcatcatatttttcaacaacatcataataatatgatgaatatttgcaatttttccatttttgAATTGTGTagatttattaatattatcataaataacaatattaaaCACACAAATAAATTCATCTTCTCTATTGTAAACATATTGttatatgaacaatattACAAAACGAAAGATaacataaattattataattttaatcAGTACTTATCTCATTTAATTCACAAAGAAAATGTAGatatacaaaattataatgatttaCAAGTTTGTGTACCTAAACATTTGTGTAACACATGGTTGTATAAAGCAACGCCAAGAGATATAGCGTCTCTTATACGAGATTTTTCAAGACTTAAgtttataaataatcatttttataatattttaattgaggcgtttttttttaaaacgGATGAAAGTAAAGGTAGATACACGatttataacaaaaatattgatgaaattaaaataaaaaataaccataattattataataacaacaaaaaaatcgatgaaattaaaataaaaaataaccataattattataataacattaaCAATGTGACCATTTGTGGTAAGAAGAGTACAACTCAGTGTTCATCAAAATTTCATCAAAATCTTCAACTTGAAGATATAAGAAATTATGTTGATATTTTAACGGCCCtatgtaatattaattatacatatgacaaatatattaacctatttattaataaacTAATCAAGGATGAAAAAAACTCgattcttttttttacccagaaaaatatacaaaatgtTGTTATAACTTTGAGAAatcttcttttattaacatacaaagaaaatgatattataaataagaTGACCAATTTAATTGTTTCATATAATAGCTATGTTGATATAAAACAActaattatgatatattattctttatataattatattaacaaaatatatcatatggaaaatataaaatatgttgGGAATCCAAGTCACTTATTTTCTATAACAATTGAAAAAGAGAAGAATATAACACATACTAAAAATGAAACGAACTATATTaatacaataaataatcataataaacAACATATCTATCATCATGATATGTTTCATgtgaaatataatacaatcaaagaaaaagaacatcatttttcttttatttctatagaatatataaaaagaaatatatttcagTATCTGTATAAATTGTTACATATTATCCtaacaagaaaaaaacaaatagATTCTTTACAAGGTCTAGctaatttatattatgcAACATCATTTAGTATAAACAATTTGTCTGTACAAATGTATCATTTCTTTTatgaacattttttttatatattaaatataaaaaaaaaaggaaaagaaaatgtcATATTACAGACCCTTGTAcaaatatttctatttcattataaaaataatatagtaCATAAAAcgtttttaatatatttattaaattttataaattataagatattaataaatctaaataatttatgtaCAATTACTTCTATAGCATATCactttaatattataaatcaACATTTTCTTAATGTAAgtatacattttttaaataaagaaataaatgaaatagaaaatatagaaGGACACACCACAATGGATGACACTATATCTATTACTATAaacacaaaaaaagaaaaaaaaaaaaattatatatatgaaaattatgaaaataaaaaacaaatggatcttttatatgatcatacacaaaatgatatatataaatacaatcaattaaataatacaaatattattaatataaagaattCGAATCTTTCTAAAATCAACATCATCaatgtatataatgaaaaaaatgacacaaacaatataaatcatacaaacaatatgaatcatacaaacaatatgaatcatacaaacaatatgaatcatacaaacaatatatatcataCAAACAATATGAATCATACAAACAATGTATATCATACAAACAATATGAATCATACaaacaatatatatcataCAAACAATATGTATCATACAAACAATGTATATCCTACTAACAACATATATCCTACtaacaatatatatcataCAAACAATATGTACCATACCAACAATATATATCCTACTAACAACATATGTCATACAAATAAAGTAATCAAATGCATTTTCTTTCTAGTTACTAATAATACATTCTTAAATACTTCCATACgaaattttataaaaatactaatactattaaaaaaattgcttaaaataaaatttcattttaatgatgaagaatataaaataatacatcaaatatttttgtacTTCAATATTTACTGTAAGAGgaaagaaaatatgaaaaaatatatgaaccATAAAAGAAATAGCACAAATAATCATGACatccatttttatattcgacgtcatttttttataccttacacaatattaaaagatGTTGTTAAAAGAAATATCGTATCACATAAAAAGGTACATATATCAAGCTTTCAATATAAATTATCCgattattttaataaaaaaaaaattaagtaCAGATcagaatattatttaaaacaCGGATTAATAGTagatttttttatttttaaaaataataaaccctttttattattagaaaTTGATGGCatttatcattttaatatatctacTGATGTCTGTGACTATGATATAATACACAATAATATGttacttttaaaaaatggaaGAACATTATTCCGTAATCATATCTTAGAATCTTTTGATCATcttaaatttttatcaatTCCTTGGTTCTTCTTTCTACAAACGCAATGGATAAAAAATTTGGATCTTTTGTTGAATAAACATGGCTTGTtgtaaaaattaaaaaaataaatagattttttaattaaaaagaaaacatgttcttatatatatattattattatatttatatatatcccCTTGTCCATATTAATTGTGacatcatatataaataaataaataaatatatatatatatatatacatacatgtatatattctttttttcttttattatttttttttgtgagaacatttatatattattgaaaacaataaaatattatttttaagacacttttttttttttttNNNNNNNNNNNNNNNNNNNNNNNNNNNNNNNNNNNNNNNNNNNNNNNNNNNNNNNNNNNNNNNNNNNNNNNNNNNNNNNNNNNNNNNNNNNNNNNNNNNNttttttttcaaataaattaCTAATTCTCCTTTTAGTGTATATCCCACgtcaagaaaaaaaaaacataacaaataaatgcatacctacatatatatatatatatatttacgTAGAGCCAAGGAAATATGTGTATGCGGTAACTTGATAATTAATCttaagaatattttattgaaattaaaagtatatatgcatatatatatatatatatataggtaTAACATTCTACCCACttagtatatataattatattactTCTGGCCTTCCcctttaatttttaagCAACAAATTATAAGCATATATAGACACTCATATTTATCCGattcaataaatataatatatatatatatatatatatatttatatatatatacatatatattaataattcttttttttattatttttttattttttttattttttttattttttttttaagtatGGATATAAACAAACTATCTCTTAAGAAAAGATATATGGTATTTACTTTATTTTGTGTTTACATAATATCTTGCGTtggtatattttttaattggATTTCTCTATCggattttttttttcatgggaacgtatatataaatcattgtgataatatatatgaaccCTCAGCATATGAACATAAAAgaacatataaatgtaaagAACAAGATAAGAAAGTTCAAGCACTTTATCctataatattatgttctaattttattatgtcTGCTATATCAGGTACtttttttgattatttCGGCCCTAAAATAACAGCTTTATTTGGTCATGTGtgtaatataatatcatgGATTCTTATAGGATTACAAAAGGaaaatagtaatataataatttttggTGCAATCTTTTTAGGGTTATCTAGTGATTGTTCATTTATTCCGTTGTTAAGtctaatttatttatttccaAGAAATCATACTATATATACTGTAATTTTAGGATGCTGTGCTTCCTTAAGTTTTAGTATACCTATATTCTTAGatttattttcaaaaaattgGGATGAAAAATCTTTCCAATTAGTATGCTTcttatattgttttataattttagttcctttttttttcattcttattatatttttaccATGGAAGCATATAAACTATCATACGTCcaaagaaaaagaagaatcTCTTAATAACACCCTGGATCAATTAAAAGGTTATGTCATATCCAACAAATCTATAAATTTAAGTTTTAATTTTCCCACTGTTTTCAATGAGCAACCTGTGAATGAAAATCAATATGAAAATCAATATGAAGATCAATATGAAGATAAATATGAAGATAAATATGAAGATAAATATGAAGATAAATATCAAGATCAAGATCAAAACCAAAATCAATATCAAGATCAATATCAAGATCAATATCAAGATCAAAACCAAAATCAATATCAAGATCAATATCAAGATCAATATCAAGATCAATATCAAGATCAATATCAAGATCAATATCAAAATCAAGATGATGAAGGAGGGAGTTCATTTGGAAAATGGATGTATCAAGAAAGTGAAAAAAGTAAAACAAGAAATCATACTGGACATATGTTCAAAGAAAATCACGTTCCtataattaataaacataatataaatgatctatcatttgatatatataatgattatGTAAAATCTAATCATACcataaattttataaaccacaaaaatacaaaatctaatatatattcattgGAAGATATGGGAAATAATTCAAACATGCCGGATGTATATAAAAGGAGCCCTTTAAATACATcaggaaaaaatataagccaaattatatatactaatAGCTCAATGAATTCATCTAATTTGGTTTTGAGAAAAAGTAACGATAAGTTGAATGATCATATAAAACAAGATGGAAATTATTTAACAAAAGATTTctcaaataataataaaataaatcattatataagtgatgagaaatattataaaaatatatattatttaaatcataaaaatggaaatactcaaaataatcaaaataatgaatataatgaatatagTATAAAATGTAATTCAAGAAATGATATCAAAATGGGAATGGAGATTGGAATGCAGATGGGAAAGGAGACGGTGATGGAAATGGAGATCgagatgaaaaaaaaaaaatatatatattcctttaTCCATATATCAGCATTATGGAAAGAAATAAAgatcatatttttttctttaaaatatttaagtatatgttattattttacaatatataatttatcattagttaattataatgaatgtgctaaattgttttttaaaaattatgagGATATACAAAGTATGTTGAAAATATTTGGACCTTTATCGGTTATACCGTGTGCATTATTTGGTATAttaattcaaaaaattcatatacttctattaatatttattttattaattagtagtatatttatgtatgtatttgcacttattaaatataaacttttttcatatttcaGTGCATTTTCGTATCTAATCGTAACAGGATGTTATACTACACAATTATATTGTTACATCCAAGTTATGTTCCCTATTAACCACTTTGGAAAAATAGCTGGAACTACTAGTATGATAAGTGGTCTCttatctttattaaatatacctatctacaattattatattgtagattataataacaatgaTCCTACACCCTTTGCATATTTTGTAATAGGACTCTTACTATCAACTTTTCCTCTTctctatattatatacaaaagaTGTCAAACTAAAAAGTAACTACATGGGTTAGTTCAAGGCAACGCGTCCTATACCAAGATAAATAagtacaaaaaaaaaaaaaataaacaaataaaaatatatcaacatataaatatatatatgttacTATATCTCCatgataatacaaaaaactaataataaaataaaacagtacatatatattatgaattcttttaaaagaaaaatattattttgattttttttttttttgtgtagAAATGGATAAGCAATAATTGatgtatatacatatatatatatatatattacataatatttttttcaaattgttaaaataatattatatcgAGAAATgctttatataatattacaaacACTATAATAAgttatcaaaatatatataaataaaaatcaaTAAGGAAGGAAggaaatattttaaaggaacaaaaaaaaaaaaaaaaataaataaaataaaataataataaaaaggaaacaagaataaatatgaaaataaaagacagtttttttttattttttacaaaaattaaaaggtaaaaatatttgttcCAATACATTCTTAAAATTTCACATAAATATCATCAGATAAAAATAGACACACTAGATAAAATGCACAAAAACATAAATTACActtaaaataattatatatgaaagaaattaattatataatgttataaTTCTTCCTTATTTCTATTATCNNNNNNNNNNNNNNNNNNNNNNNNNNNNNNNNNNNNNNNNNNNNNNNNNNNNNNNNNNNNNNNNNNNNNNNNNNNNNNNNNNNNNNNNNNNNNNNNNNNNtttttttttttttttttttttttttttttttttatatttaaatcGTCCTcttttacaaaatatataaaaatgtcacatttattttttaaacatattaatagagagaaaaaaaaaaaaaaataataaaataaaaataagacGTTACACATAAATGACCTCAATACATTAAGCTCTTTTGTTATTTAAAACTACaaatccttttttttttttttttttttcttgaatatttaataaatataaggATATATAATGGAGgtcataatattaaatttgatttatttaaaCTTTGACGATttctcctttttttttaaaaaaatgaaaaggaaACAACCCAGCAAACAAActaacaaaaaatatataaatatataaataaatatatatgtatatataaatgtataaatattattatcatacatattttatcttattttattcttcCGATAAAACGTTGACACGTTAACAGTACCTTTatggaatatatataagtattatatattattatctcACAGGTTgccctttttttttcttttttttttaaatattattatatatatatatataaaggagaaattaaaaatattgctttattatttgtatatattttttcaaataaaatataaaaagatattatattccaaatacaaaaaaatataaaattaaaaattatataattatactctaaaataaaattagaagcatatatattatatatatatatatatataatttcttataaatggatttataaaaaaaaaaaaaaaaaatctaaaaaaattatataaaatctatggtatatttttatatattattcattttattatacaaactttaaaaaatatgaattataaaaaCTTTGGTTACAAAACCACATTATGATcattatatcttttaaaataaagaaacaattgtaaaataacattatatatatatatatatataaatatgtaaaaaaccacaaagagaaaaaaaataaatatattactatatatatatatatatatatatatatatataatataatattattatttatggagaaaaaaaagaaaacaaatataaatataattataaatataaataaatatattatatacataagATCATgcacattttttttttatatattatattatattttgtaaaaaaataaaaatttcataaatttcatcaatttttaataaagaaagaaaaaaaaaaaaaaaataatctAAAGCCGAACACTCAAggttatatttatttgttttattttattagaGAGTGTTCTGgcttttatttttatcatattttttatatatttatttgttatatatatatatatatatatatatatatatatatatatttacatatttatttatttataNNNNNNNNNNNNNNNNNNNNNNNNNNNNNNNNNNNNNNNNNNNNNNNNNNNNNNNNNNNNNNNNNNNNNNNNNNNNNNNNNNNNNNNNNNNNNNNNNNNNaaaaaaaaaaaaaaataaaattataataaaatattttaaaaaatttttttataaaattaataataataattataaatattattatttttatattaatttttttttttttattttttttttttattttttttttttttttttttttttttttttttttttttttggtattaaatatttttgttattatatatttggttatattaatattatttattatataatatgttaaaaaagTACATACTCTTTTATACGCATTCATAATtgtataaattatatatatatatatatatatatataatatatgtagagtttaaagagaaaaaaaaaaaaaaaacacacACAAAAACACattcaaaataaaacacgttaaaaaggaagaatcacaaaacagaaaaaaaatagttGCAACCATAATATAAGagaaataatttaatttaaaataaaaaggatagaaataatcatacataaatatttgtttgtgatatatttataatgtttaaattaaaaattgtACTCtgtatgaataatattatttaattaaaaaatatatatatatatatatatatatatatatatatatatatatgtatatattttattgtataGCTGATTTATAAAGATATCttctatttatttttaaaagtacatccttttatattttatcacatatatataaatatatatgtaatattcTTCAAagattattttttgtaacTTTTTTGTATGTgcatcatatatatatatatatatatatatatcacgtatacattatatacattttacttttaaaaatatgagTAACTCAATATTCCATAAGATTATAAAAAGTGTCAAAGGGCTGAAGCTAAAGACGGACCCCAATTTACCAGGTGCCAAACAAAAGACGCCATTAAACATAAAAAggttttatttattaataatattagtTATATATACAGCGACCTCATCGtgcatatattttgattGGAGTGCTATAagaaatttattattacatgttggaaaatataaacatttaaaTGTAGATGAATATAGTGATATGACTTTATCTCCTCAATATAAACGAATTAATGGATTATATCCTCTAACTTTAGCAATACATTTTACTACATCCGTTTTTTGTGGTTTTCTTTATGATCATATAGGTCCAAAGTTTACAGCAATAATAGGGCAgttatttaat
This genomic stretch from Plasmodium reichenowi strain SY57 chromosome 1, whole genome shotgun sequence harbors:
- a CDS encoding hypothetical protein (conserved Plasmodium protein, unknown function), with the protein product MIKIKCLGNFRNINKVSLSFYSTKNLKSFSFLFYHNIKNKTKETPIYATAINNKLSYFTYEENIGIKEKKQKKDESQKKDEKDENHKYITKNKCDIKDNHIIYPSKNLEKLEKHIFNKRIKENIMKSDIINIINNIKNVQNGNVNGNVNGNVNTNANVNANANANVKIINELINIIFHINNNINAFFNLKKKYVIGFLWSMGKTINIIEQEKLFKEKIITLLKHFFIFLSNKVIQKNLLESSYHPVDIKQFIFSILNIKLNENEITKIDSIKIHDLVYFIKYLQSYPYRVKVFPKDEKETKLKTNIFYHENNKEQKIKNNNHLQSTDQQMDKLFLLKKNYNQNNQYEHSNYIYNQIQNNHLPLFQECINIHSIIYTIYSYICDKIKIINMEIKTVIDFLELANKNCTNVFSYNISNILLYKIQKGRPKYNDNNNDNNDDNNDDNYYDNNNNNNYDNNYHHHIYHHNNYHHHIFQQHHNNMMNICNFSIFELCRFINIIINNNIKHTNKFIFSIVNILLYEQYYKTKDNINYYNFNQYLSHLIHKENVDIQNYNDLQVCVPKHLCNTWLYKATPRDIASLIRDFSRLKFINNHFYNILIEAFFFKTDESKGRYTIYNKNIDEIKIKNNHNYYNNNKKIDEIKIKNNHNYYNNINNVTICGKKSTTQCSSKFHQNLQLEDIRNYVDILTALCNINYTYDKYINLFINKLIKDEKNSILFFTQKNIQNVVITLRNLLLLTYKENDIINKMTNLIVSYNSYVDIKQLIMIYYSLYNYINKIYHMENIKYVGNPSHLFSITIEKEKNITHTKNETNYINTINNHNKQHIYHHDMFHVKYNTIKEKEHHFSFISIEYIKRNIFQYLYKLLHIILTRKKQIDSLQGLANLYYATSFSINNLSVQMYHFFYEHFFYILNIKKKGKENVILQTLVQIFLFHYKNNIVHKTFLIYLLNFINYKILINLNNLCTITSIAYHFNIINQHFLNVSIHFLNKEINEIENIEGHTTMDDTISITINTKKEKKKNYIYENYENKKQMDLLYDHTQNDIYKYNQLNNTNIINIKNSNLSKINIINVYNEKNDTNNINHTNNMNHTNNMNHTNNMNHTNNIYHTNNMNHTNNVYHTNNMNHTNNIYHTNNMYHTNNVYPTNNIYPTNNIYHTNNMYHTNNIYPTNNICHTNKVIKCIFFLVTNNTFLNTSIRNFIKILILLKKLLKIKFHFNDEEYKIIHQIFLYFNIYCKRKENMKKYMNHKRNSTNNHDIHFYIRRHFFIPYTILKDVVKRNIVSHKKVHISSFQYKLSDYFNKKKIKYRSEYYLKHGLIVDFFIFKNNKPFLLLEIDGIYHFNISTDVCDYDIIHNNMLLLKNGRTLFRNHILESFDHLKFLSIPWFFFLQTQWIKNLDLLLNKHGLL
- a CDS encoding transporter, putative, whose translation is MDINKLSLKKRYMVFTLFCVYIISCVGIFFNWISLSDFFFHGNVYINHCDNIYEPSAYEHKRTYKCKEQDKKVQALYPIILCSNFIMSAISGTFFDYFGPKITALFGHVCNIISWILIGLQKENSNIIIFGAIFLGLSSDCSFIPLLSLIYLFPRNHTIYTVILGCCASLSFSIPIFLDLFSKNWDEKSFQLVCFLYCFIILVPFFFILIIFLPWKHINYHTSKEKEESLNNTLDQLKGYVISNKSINLSFNFPTVFNEQPVNENQYENQYEDQYEDKYEDKYEDKYEDKYQDQDQNQNQYQDQYQDQYQDQNQNQYQDQYQDQYQDQYQDQYQDQYQNQDDEGGSSFGKWMYQESEKSKTRNHTGHMFKENHVPIINKHNINDLSFDIYNDYVKSNHTINFINHKNTKSNIYSLEDMGNNSNMPDVYKRSPLNTSGKNISQIIYTNSSMNSSNLVLRKSNDKLNDHIKQDGNYLTKDFSNNNKINHYISDEKYYKNIYYLNHKNGNTQNNQNNEYNEYSIKCNSRNDIKMGMEIGMQMGKETVMEMEIEMKKKKYIYSFIHISALWKEIKIIFFSLKYLSICYYFTIYNLSLVNYNECAKLFFKNYEDIQSMLKIFGPLSVIPCALFGILIQKIHILLLIFILLISSIFMYVFALIKYKLFSYFSAFSYLIVTGCYTTQLYCYIQVMFPINHFGKIAGTTSMISGLLSLLNIPIYNYYIVDYNNNDPTPFAYFVIGLLLSTFPLLYIIYKRCQTKK